The following are encoded in a window of Thermoanaerobacter ethanolicus JW 200 genomic DNA:
- a CDS encoding helix-turn-helix transcriptional regulator yields MRYYLKKARKEAGLTQAEIAKKVGIARTSYTNIELGIKNPSFDVATKIKRVLRVNNDDIFLNINVPKGNIK; encoded by the coding sequence ATGAGATACTACCTAAAAAAAGCAAGAAAAGAAGCTGGCCTCACACAGGCAGAAATAGCTAAAAAGGTTGGAATAGCAAGGACCAGCTATACTAATATTGAATTAGGTATTAAAAATCCGTCTTTTGATGTAGCTACTAAAATTAAAAGAGTTCTTAGGGTAAATAATGATGATATTTTTTTAAATATTAATGTCCCAAAAGGTAACATAAAATAG
- a CDS encoding phosphodiester glycosidase family protein, with product MKRTLSAAFLGFLLFYFAFPSPSFADSYYKGFLYTYQNNTYMMVPARGVFQSMGAEVKWFGDTQTVEITKDDLKIVLQINSTKAVVNGKSREMPVPAIIKNDSTFLPLRFLAELIGGNKVKWEDATQTAVIPFNDSAIYVRAVDYDAEIQSFSTKINGISVTGVKIPYNSPYKPLVVLANNQIGTTQSLYDMAKLYNASAAINGTFFSAYNGHPDPWDTIIKSGKVVHIGNIGTVFGFTADGRVKMEKLRIKIEGGTNGSYSWPNNWYAYGFNHTPNGNGVYIFTPEWGISLGFSYGINIVVENGVVKYIKENQDVNIPANGYVINLTGSEEYLARVFEIGKTVEYRIVYTDADGNKVDWSDVVEAVGAGPTLVRNGEINVDPVSEGFTEAKILSLSFARSAIGVTPQGDILLVTVPNATVYQLAQIMKQLGAYNAMNLDGGASSGLYFKGKYLTAPGRNLSNALIFYK from the coding sequence ATGAAAAGAACATTATCAGCGGCTTTTTTAGGTTTTTTACTCTTTTATTTTGCTTTCCCCTCCCCTTCCTTTGCTGATTCATATTACAAGGGATTTTTGTACACTTATCAGAACAACACCTACATGATGGTGCCTGCAAGAGGCGTATTTCAGAGCATGGGAGCTGAAGTTAAATGGTTTGGTGATACTCAAACTGTTGAAATTACAAAGGATGACCTAAAAATTGTCCTTCAAATTAACAGTACAAAAGCAGTTGTAAACGGGAAAAGCAGAGAAATGCCTGTACCGGCAATAATTAAAAATGACTCTACTTTTTTACCCCTTCGATTTTTAGCTGAGCTAATAGGTGGAAATAAAGTAAAGTGGGAAGATGCCACTCAAACAGCTGTAATTCCTTTCAATGATTCAGCTATATATGTGAGGGCAGTAGATTACGATGCTGAAATACAGAGTTTCAGCACAAAAATTAACGGAATTTCCGTAACTGGTGTAAAGATTCCTTACAATTCACCTTATAAACCTTTAGTTGTTCTGGCTAATAATCAAATAGGGACTACTCAGAGCCTATATGATATGGCTAAACTCTATAATGCTTCTGCAGCAATTAATGGAACATTTTTTAGCGCCTATAATGGTCATCCTGATCCGTGGGATACAATTATCAAGTCAGGAAAAGTGGTTCATATAGGTAACATAGGAACTGTGTTTGGATTTACTGCAGATGGAAGAGTTAAGATGGAGAAATTAAGGATAAAAATAGAAGGCGGTACGAATGGGTCTTACTCATGGCCAAATAACTGGTACGCTTATGGATTTAATCATACACCTAATGGAAATGGTGTGTACATATTTACACCTGAATGGGGAATAAGTTTAGGATTTAGCTATGGAATAAATATTGTAGTGGAAAATGGTGTTGTCAAATACATTAAGGAAAACCAAGATGTTAATATTCCTGCTAATGGATATGTCATAAATCTTACTGGAAGTGAAGAGTATCTGGCAAGAGTGTTTGAAATTGGAAAAACAGTAGAGTACAGAATTGTTTATACAGATGCAGATGGAAACAAAGTGGACTGGTCGGATGTGGTTGAGGCAGTAGGAGCAGGTCCTACTCTTGTTAGGAATGGTGAGATAAATGTTGATCCTGTTAGTGAAGGTTTTACTGAAGCTAAGATTTTGAGTCTATCCTTTGCTAGAAGTGCAATAGGAGTAACTCCTCAGGGAGACATTCTCCTTGTGACTGTACCGAATGCTACTGTGTATCAGTTAGCGCAGATTATGAAGCAATTAGGTGCTTACAACGCTATGAATCTTGACGGCGGAGCTTCTTCTGGATTGTACTTTAAAGGAAAGTATCTTACAGCACCCGGTAGAAACTTAAGTAATGCGCTGATATTCTACAAATAA
- a CDS encoding type II secretion system F family protein, with product MIYLVFVESALLALVIYAAALGIERLKFKKRLSKWQFKKTGVLSEKGSKLLKSIDVLLARSGVKSKLPFLDSKNMMIVSLLLFAVGIYLFRKLGFAALFYASSIVYVPYAAMMLMSTVNAKKIKEAYLSFLTTFMGFYNIEGNIINALKSTTPYISEPLRSIIKRNVFLYEKTQMSVDECLENMAVEAGNREFRKFINFAKMNAKYGGNFNKALMKLREQGEKLFSLESIKAANASVGSMVILIMIVINLLLMMNISTDPDIVYIVKNTITGQAIAISNAVSIIFGLYMIKNINSSS from the coding sequence TTGATTTATTTGGTTTTTGTAGAGTCTGCTCTTCTGGCTTTAGTTATATATGCTGCTGCATTGGGTATTGAGCGTCTAAAGTTTAAAAAGCGCTTATCCAAATGGCAGTTTAAAAAGACAGGAGTGTTATCAGAAAAAGGGTCTAAACTTTTAAAAAGCATAGATGTGCTTTTAGCAAGATCGGGTGTTAAAAGTAAATTACCTTTTCTTGATTCGAAAAATATGATGATTGTTAGTCTACTGCTCTTTGCAGTAGGTATTTATCTTTTTCGAAAATTAGGTTTTGCAGCTTTGTTTTATGCTTCTTCGATTGTGTATGTCCCTTATGCTGCTATGATGCTCATGTCGACTGTGAATGCTAAGAAAATTAAAGAAGCGTATTTGTCTTTTTTGACAACATTTATGGGCTTTTACAACATTGAAGGAAATATTATCAATGCCTTAAAATCAACAACACCTTATATTTCTGAACCTTTGAGGTCAATCATCAAGAGAAACGTGTTTTTGTATGAAAAGACTCAAATGAGTGTTGATGAATGTCTTGAAAATATGGCTGTTGAAGCAGGAAATAGAGAGTTCAGGAAGTTTATAAATTTTGCTAAGATGAATGCAAAATATGGAGGAAATTTTAATAAAGCGCTCATGAAGCTAAGAGAGCAAGGTGAAAAACTTTTTTCTCTTGAGTCTATTAAAGCAGCAAATGCATCTGTGGGAAGCATGGTTATACTCATCATGATAGTGATAAATCTTCTCCTGATGATGAATATTTCTACTGACCCGGACATTGTGTATATTGTGAAAAACACCATAACAGGACAGGCTATAGCCATTTCAAATGCTGTGTCAATTATATTCGGGCTTTACATGATTAAAAACATTAATTCTTCTTCGTAA
- a CDS encoding helix-turn-helix domain-containing protein, whose amino-acid sequence MDNRITIKFEVDITDVITQIIQLLNTAEKNKEEQKPLSLLDAYTIDEAAKVLGVSKSYMYELAKHKDFPAMKIHGKKIIIPRRGLEEWMQKKFEEEKGNSKVIAMGGRR is encoded by the coding sequence ATGGATAACAGAATAACAATAAAATTTGAAGTTGACATTACGGACGTTATAACTCAAATCATCCAGCTTCTCAACACTGCAGAAAAGAATAAAGAAGAACAAAAGCCTTTATCCTTACTTGACGCTTATACAATAGATGAAGCAGCAAAAGTGCTAGGTGTAAGTAAAAGCTATATGTATGAGCTTGCAAAACATAAGGATTTTCCTGCTATGAAAATACATGGCAAAAAAATAATCATCCCTAGGAGAGGCTTAGAAGAGTGGATGCAGAAGAAGTTTGAAGAAGAAAAAGGCAACAGTAAAGTAATTGCCATGGGAGGCAGAAGATAA
- a CDS encoding type II secretion system F family protein, translating to MIKEYEIYSLKKRIYRIKPADEISKIVGKTVKKDVLQKINDKLKAAGNPLGLTAETYILARAGLFLFSIAYAYLTGMSGIQAALLIILGFFGLDIYISSVKKDRQEKFRREMPEIVDLFELGAAADVPLEDIFLITAQSAQAKEVRNALTKLAAEYIMTKEKEVALKRFINEVNLPEANVLAMALLQGERTGRTLEILSTLSTSLFNTAASKIARQDKSMEYKVLAAVFFLMASIVTLYIYSYFTNIQGGLRLIF from the coding sequence TTGATAAAAGAGTATGAGATTTACTCGCTTAAAAAAAGAATTTACCGCATAAAACCTGCTGATGAGATTTCAAAAATTGTGGGTAAAACAGTAAAAAAAGATGTATTGCAAAAGATAAACGATAAGCTTAAAGCGGCAGGGAATCCCTTAGGCCTTACTGCTGAGACGTACATCCTTGCTCGTGCAGGGCTTTTTTTATTTTCAATTGCTTACGCTTATTTGACAGGAATGAGCGGAATTCAGGCTGCTTTACTAATTATTCTTGGATTTTTTGGCCTTGACATATACATTTCTTCTGTAAAAAAAGACAGACAGGAGAAGTTTAGAAGAGAAATGCCTGAAATAGTGGACTTATTCGAGCTGGGAGCAGCGGCCGATGTGCCGCTTGAGGACATATTTTTAATTACAGCTCAGTCAGCTCAAGCGAAGGAGGTGAGAAATGCATTAACAAAGCTTGCTGCAGAGTACATTATGACAAAAGAGAAGGAGGTGGCTTTAAAAAGGTTTATAAATGAAGTGAATCTTCCTGAAGCAAATGTTCTAGCTATGGCATTACTGCAGGGAGAAAGGACAGGAAGAACTTTAGAGATTTTATCTACTCTTTCTACTTCACTTTTCAACACGGCAGCATCCAAAATAGCCAGACAAGATAAATCTATGGAGTACAAAGTCCTTGCAGCTGTTTTCTTTTTAATGGCTTCTATTGTGACGCTTTATATTTACTCCTACTTCACAAACATTCAAGGTGGATTAAGATTAATTTTTTGA
- a CDS encoding helix-turn-helix transcriptional regulator, which produces MNKLKELRMKYKLTQKELAKNLGITPDYVSQIERGRIPGMETAIKIANFFNTTIDEIFLANNRTKSS; this is translated from the coding sequence ATGAATAAACTAAAAGAGCTAAGAATGAAATATAAACTTACACAAAAAGAATTAGCAAAGAATCTTGGAATAACTCCGGATTATGTTTCTCAAATTGAACGTGGTAGAATTCCCGGTATGGAAACTGCAATCAAGATTGCAAATTTCTTCAATACTACTATAGATGAAATTTTTTTAGCAAATAATCGAACTAAAAGTTCTTAA
- a CDS encoding AAA family ATPase, whose product MVISFWSAGGGTGKTTLASAFALSLKKYKKEIVLADFKEVTPHIHRHFGIELSDKSNIYETVENGNNTADAVNEHLQKKQGIWILTGFGINDFTKFEEKHFSAVLEVLKNEFEYVVIDTSAGIFFSSTYTALKNSDVIFAVTAPTVWNIEDTAQMIDFVSNRWGVEKEKFKAVLNAVSREEVDTFTASQILEIETFSVRYGQKNILRDISRIAESLLKKDLEKVIDIKKAEEAKSFGVN is encoded by the coding sequence TTGGTAATATCTTTCTGGAGTGCAGGAGGAGGTACAGGAAAAACAACACTAGCCTCTGCTTTTGCTTTAAGTCTAAAAAAGTACAAGAAAGAAATTGTTTTAGCTGATTTTAAGGAAGTCACACCGCACATTCACAGGCATTTTGGGATTGAACTTAGCGATAAATCGAATATATACGAAACTGTGGAAAATGGGAATAATACAGCAGACGCAGTTAATGAGCATTTACAGAAAAAACAGGGTATATGGATTTTAACAGGCTTTGGGATAAATGATTTTACAAAGTTTGAGGAAAAGCACTTCTCTGCCGTGCTTGAAGTACTGAAAAATGAATTTGAGTATGTTGTTATTGATACAAGTGCAGGGATATTTTTCTCTTCTACCTATACTGCGCTAAAAAACAGCGATGTTATTTTTGCCGTTACAGCGCCTACTGTTTGGAACATTGAGGATACAGCACAAATGATTGATTTTGTCTCAAATAGATGGGGTGTTGAAAAAGAAAAATTTAAGGCAGTATTAAACGCTGTCAGCAGAGAAGAAGTAGACACTTTTACTGCTTCTCAAATCCTTGAAATTGAAACCTTCAGTGTGAGGTACGGCCAGAAAAATATACTTAGGGATATAAGCAGAATAGCAGAGTCTTTGCTTAAAAAAGATTTAGAGAAAGTAATTGACATCAAAAAAGCTGAGGAGGCGAAAAGCTTTGGCGTTAATTAA
- a CDS encoding helix-turn-helix domain-containing protein, whose amino-acid sequence MLGKRIKELRKKKGLTQKDLALYLGVSDRAVGYYENEQRTPPPDILQKIADFFNVSVDYLLGRTDNPSEIKNFSKEISKNPIINQPQEWQPKLTEKDKKDIAKTLKEWMKDLTSAEGLAFFNGEPIDEETKEYLKDSFEMILKHARLMNKKKYTPKKYRK is encoded by the coding sequence ATGTTAGGCAAAAGAATAAAGGAACTAAGAAAGAAAAAAGGACTAACGCAAAAAGATTTAGCCTTATATTTAGGTGTTTCAGATAGAGCAGTAGGATATTATGAAAATGAACAACGAACACCTCCTCCTGATATACTACAAAAAATAGCAGATTTTTTTAACGTTTCTGTTGACTATTTATTAGGGCGTACTGATAATCCATCTGAAATAAAAAATTTCTCAAAAGAGATATCAAAAAACCCTATTATTAACCAACCCCAAGAATGGCAGCCAAAGCTTACAGAGAAAGACAAAAAAGACATTGCTAAAACTCTAAAAGAATGGATGAAAGACCTCACAAGCGCAGAAGGACTGGCTTTCTTTAATGGTGAGCCGATTGATGAGGAAACTAAGGAATACTTGAAAGATTCTTTTGAGATGATTTTAAAACACGCTAGGTTGATGAATAAGAAAAAATATACTCCTAAAAAATACAGAAAGTAA
- a CDS encoding CpaF family protein — MALINPFVPEEISYQNRKEIDFSVNTAVDEIVAKIVEEHPDLVAGVESGIQPRILLENKIRELVIDKKLYKGSVEEFTQRVFDVLFGYGPLQPYIEDPEVSDVLVNSFNVVYIKKFGKKFRVPVDFGSEERLTRYCYRIAAMCGGKLDENSNAEAVLTDRKRNLRIVISLKPINVLSPSISIRKPTTSFTLEELVVKGMLSDEQKEFFKKAVLDRKTIVIAGKGGSGKTTLLGALIDIVPHEERGLLIQETFEIKPRHPDIVCKLVRISDNPEVKDYTLFELTKIGLLMSMDRIFIGEIKDREAMDFFNAVYTGHRGSMATVHANSAGEVVNRLILLMKRSGTDVPVDDLREMLFASLDLIVFMEDYKVKEILDLRGGGVN, encoded by the coding sequence TTGGCGTTAATTAATCCTTTTGTGCCAGAAGAAATTAGTTATCAGAACAGAAAAGAGATAGACTTTAGTGTAAATACAGCTGTTGATGAGATTGTTGCTAAAATTGTCGAGGAGCATCCAGATCTTGTTGCAGGAGTGGAAAGTGGGATACAGCCACGGATACTACTAGAAAACAAAATAAGAGAGCTGGTGATTGATAAAAAGCTGTACAAAGGCAGTGTTGAGGAATTTACACAAAGAGTGTTTGATGTGCTTTTTGGTTATGGGCCATTACAACCGTACATTGAAGACCCGGAAGTATCGGATGTACTCGTAAATTCCTTCAACGTTGTCTATATCAAAAAGTTTGGCAAAAAATTTCGTGTGCCAGTGGATTTTGGCAGTGAAGAAAGGCTGACAAGGTACTGCTACAGAATAGCTGCAATGTGCGGAGGAAAACTGGATGAGAACTCTAATGCTGAAGCCGTGCTCACTGACAGAAAAAGGAACCTAAGAATTGTCATATCACTAAAGCCAATTAATGTCCTCTCCCCTTCTATTTCAATCAGAAAGCCCACCACAAGCTTTACACTGGAGGAGCTTGTTGTAAAAGGGATGCTTTCTGATGAGCAGAAAGAATTTTTTAAAAAGGCTGTACTGGACAGGAAAACTATTGTCATAGCAGGTAAGGGTGGAAGTGGAAAAACGACTCTTTTAGGTGCTTTAATTGACATAGTCCCGCATGAAGAAAGAGGACTTTTGATTCAGGAGACGTTTGAAATTAAGCCAAGACACCCTGATATTGTCTGCAAGCTTGTAAGGATTTCTGACAATCCTGAAGTAAAAGATTATACTCTGTTTGAGCTCACAAAGATAGGTCTTCTTATGAGTATGGACAGGATTTTTATAGGTGAAATAAAAGACAGGGAAGCCATGGACTTTTTCAATGCCGTGTATACGGGCCACCGTGGGAGTATGGCAACAGTCCATGCAAATTCTGCAGGAGAAGTCGTAAACAGGTTGATTCTTCTCATGAAGCGCTCAGGTACTGATGTGCCAGTGGATGATTTAAGGGAAATGCTCTTTGCCTCATTGGATTTGATTGTTTTTATGGAAGACTACAAAGTAAAAGAAATACTGGATTTGAGGGGAGGAGGTGTTAATTGA
- a CDS encoding DUF3800 domain-containing protein, which produces MYIYYLDESGDEKSNVYIFSALGIPAENWNNVFKVIKRFRIYLKNRYGIRIAKELHATEFIAGRGKLGSKIVTKRQRAFIFRRYIKLLAALSKYNVECINVSVRSYEEALDRIINRINRSLEAKNDYGILVFDRGDETRIKKVLRKMRVFNPIPSKYGEWEPNVRTKNITIDRIIADPFFRDSQDDYLIQTVDFIAYALLRYDYPTGKIKKYGLENLFTALKPILNLHAHPADPYGVVRK; this is translated from the coding sequence ATGTACATATATTACTTAGATGAATCAGGTGATGAGAAAAGTAATGTCTACATTTTTTCTGCATTAGGGATACCGGCAGAAAACTGGAACAATGTGTTTAAAGTTATAAAGAGATTTAGGATATATCTAAAAAATAGATATGGCATAAGAATAGCTAAAGAACTACATGCTACCGAATTCATTGCTGGACGTGGTAAACTAGGAAGTAAAATTGTTACGAAAAGACAACGGGCTTTTATATTTAGACGTTATATTAAACTATTGGCGGCATTAAGCAAATACAATGTTGAATGCATCAACGTAAGTGTTAGAAGCTACGAAGAAGCTTTAGACAGAATAATAAATAGAATAAATCGATCTCTTGAAGCAAAGAACGACTATGGAATACTTGTGTTTGATAGGGGAGATGAAACAAGAATAAAAAAAGTACTACGGAAAATGAGAGTTTTTAATCCAATACCAAGTAAGTATGGTGAATGGGAACCAAACGTAAGAACCAAGAACATAACTATTGACAGAATCATTGCTGATCCCTTCTTTAGAGACTCGCAGGATGACTATCTTATTCAGACAGTTGATTTTATAGCATATGCATTACTAAGATATGATTATCCAACAGGAAAAATAAAAAAATATGGGTTAGAAAATTTGTTCACAGCATTAAAACCAATACTAAACTTACACGCCCATCCTGCAGACCCGTACGGAGTTGTGAGAAAATAA
- the cpaB gene encoding Flp pilus assembly protein CpaB, translating into MFVKKKAILIALSLILAGGLSFFQYQYFKSMAESDKKIQVIAAVSDIKSGEKIDTKLGIKEIPQSAYVKEMYLANEKATGYAKVDIAAGSYVLKSMVSHEEVPVLKEDMRRVTIGVNLTSSLAGKIKPGDFVDIGWVPKDEAKDGASKIVAEKVQIYDVVNKSGEDVRKADKNNQYDKESLIPAAVTLIVTPEQAVIIKEYEAKGSLFLLGY; encoded by the coding sequence ATGTTTGTGAAGAAGAAAGCGATACTTATAGCATTAAGTTTAATTCTCGCAGGAGGTTTGTCATTTTTCCAGTATCAATACTTCAAAAGCATGGCAGAAAGTGATAAAAAGATACAGGTAATTGCTGCGGTTTCTGATATTAAATCAGGAGAAAAAATAGATACAAAGCTCGGGATAAAAGAGATACCCCAATCAGCATATGTAAAAGAAATGTACTTGGCAAATGAGAAAGCTACCGGCTATGCAAAAGTAGATATTGCTGCAGGGTCATATGTGCTGAAAAGCATGGTTTCACATGAAGAAGTACCTGTCTTGAAGGAGGATATGAGAAGAGTAACAATAGGCGTAAATTTGACATCATCTCTTGCAGGAAAAATTAAGCCGGGTGATTTTGTGGATATTGGATGGGTGCCCAAGGATGAAGCTAAAGATGGTGCTTCTAAGATAGTAGCTGAGAAGGTTCAAATATATGATGTTGTAAATAAGTCAGGAGAAGATGTTAGAAAGGCTGATAAAAACAATCAGTATGATAAGGAGTCTTTAATTCCTGCAGCAGTGACTTTAATTGTTACGCCTGAGCAGGCAGTTATTATAAAGGAATATGAAGCTAAAGGAAGTTTGTTTTTGCTAGGGTATTAA
- a CDS encoding terminase gpP N-terminus-related DNA-binding protein, with product MDKKSKALELYLEGFKLVEIAKELGVSQPAVTKMLKQFPEYYQEKERRKKESEKRAKEWRNEYKRQKRLQDEEDYEVLQKDHMDAVRSLSRKGRLNNDVLIKLCILHYDYNKEKQRLVFNESAGKRPADLPRSIYVHKNVLKQFRVSDQ from the coding sequence ATGGACAAAAAAAGCAAAGCCCTTGAGTTATATCTTGAAGGATTTAAGTTAGTAGAAATAGCTAAAGAACTAGGCGTTTCACAGCCTGCCGTTACTAAAATGCTAAAACAATTCCCAGAATATTATCAGGAAAAAGAACGTCGCAAAAAAGAAAGCGAAAAAAGAGCAAAGGAGTGGAGAAATGAGTACAAAAGACAAAAGAGACTGCAAGATGAAGAAGATTACGAAGTATTACAAAAAGACCATATGGACGCTGTACGGTCACTCTCAAGAAAAGGCAGACTCAATAATGATGTTCTTATAAAATTATGTATTCTTCATTATGACTACAACAAAGAAAAACAAAGGCTTGTCTTCAACGAAAGTGCTGGGAAAAGACCTGCAGACCTGCCTAGGTCAATTTATGTGCATAAAAATGTGTTAAAGCAGTTTAGAGTATCTGATCAATAA
- a CDS encoding stalk domain-containing protein, with translation MKKRRELFYNITDPIATIIAPLTFLLFVIWALYFFTTPTPSFFHLNSNAADIGIRPISNENFILGQSTKRIYLKEAPFIYDSKIYLPLEAIVLASGTEEENVVKEGNRIIIKNEKSNDIYFDLKEKTVTIGREKISLGNSLSVKNNETFLSADYVEKIFKMEVKKDGDMITIRYKLFPIPFD, from the coding sequence ATGAAAAAAAGAAGAGAATTGTTTTATAATATTACAGACCCTATTGCTACGATAATTGCTCCACTTACTTTTTTATTGTTCGTCATATGGGCATTATATTTTTTTACTACTCCTACACCAAGTTTCTTTCATCTAAACTCTAACGCTGCAGATATAGGAATAAGGCCTATAAGCAATGAGAATTTTATTTTGGGCCAATCTACAAAAAGGATATACCTCAAAGAAGCACCTTTTATTTATGACTCAAAAATTTATTTGCCACTTGAAGCTATAGTATTGGCAAGCGGAACAGAAGAAGAAAATGTTGTGAAAGAAGGAAATAGAATAATAATAAAGAACGAAAAAAGTAACGACATTTATTTTGATTTAAAAGAAAAAACAGTGACCATTGGTAGAGAAAAAATAAGCCTAGGGAATTCTCTATCAGTAAAAAATAACGAAACGTTTTTGTCTGCAGATTACGTAGAAAAAATTTTTAAAATGGAAGTTAAAAAAGATGGGGATATGATAACTATCAGATATAAACTATTTCCGATACCTTTCGATTAA
- a CDS encoding helix-turn-helix domain-containing protein, producing the protein MDKKNKALELYLEGFKLVEIAQQLGVSQPAVTKMLKQFPEYHHEKERRKKENQEKAKQWRNEYKKQKREQDKEDYEALQKDHMDAVRSLSRKGKLSNDTLIKLCILHYDYNKEKERLVFNGSAGKRPADLPRSIYVHKNVLKQFRVPTH; encoded by the coding sequence ATGGATAAAAAAAATAAAGCCCTCGAACTATATCTTGAAGGATTTAAGTTAGTGGAAATAGCGCAGCAGCTTGGTGTATCACAGCCAGCTGTTACTAAAATGCTAAAGCAATTTCCAGAATATCATCATGAGAAAGAACGCCGTAAAAAGGAAAACCAAGAAAAAGCCAAGCAGTGGAGAAACGAATATAAGAAGCAGAAAAGAGAACAAGATAAAGAAGATTATGAAGCATTACAAAAAGATCATATGGATGCTGTACGGTCACTTTCAAGAAAAGGCAAACTCAGTAATGATACTCTTATAAAATTATGCATTCTTCACTATGATTATAACAAAGAAAAAGAAAGGCTTGTCTTCAACGGAAGTGCTGGAAAAAGACCAGCGGACCTGCCTAGGTCGATTTATGTGCATAAAAATGTGTTGAAACAGTTTAGAGTACCAACGCATTAG
- a CDS encoding helix-turn-helix domain-containing protein, whose protein sequence is MTFSDRLKELRKEKNLTQGDLAKILGISRSTIAGYETERKEPDYETLKKIADFFNVSIDYLLGRTDIRSPVDEITEAVSDDPELFEFWNTLKEREDLKLLFKQTKKLSPKDIKQIIRIIKAIEDEEEKEE, encoded by the coding sequence ATGACATTTTCAGATAGATTGAAAGAGCTACGTAAAGAAAAAAATTTAACCCAAGGAGACCTTGCAAAAATATTAGGAATAAGTCGTTCCACTATAGCGGGATACGAAACGGAAAGGAAAGAACCCGATTACGAAACCTTAAAGAAAATAGCTGATTTTTTTAACGTTTCCATTGATTATCTTCTTGGTAGAACAGATATTCGCTCTCCAGTTGACGAGATTACTGAGGCTGTCTCTGATGATCCAGAGCTGTTTGAGTTTTGGAATACATTGAAAGAAAGGGAGGATTTAAAGCTTTTATTCAAACAAACAAAAAAACTATCTCCTAAGGACATCAAACAAATAATCAGAATAATAAAAGCTATAGAAGATGAAGAAGAGAAGGAGGAATGA
- a CDS encoding helix-turn-helix domain-containing protein has product MLSSNFTARFGEVIVRSGIASIPDAVFSFQKELGLSVGECWFVAQILRFKWTTELPRPSLRKMAEYTGVSERTLHNYKNSLIEKGYLRVISRTNERGGQIANYYDFTGLFEKIISLLKIKEDRNINNIIGE; this is encoded by the coding sequence ATGCTTTCATCAAATTTTACTGCCAGATTTGGTGAAGTTATTGTAAGAAGCGGAATTGCCAGCATCCCGGATGCTGTTTTTTCTTTTCAAAAAGAACTGGGGCTGTCTGTCGGAGAATGCTGGTTTGTAGCTCAGATACTGCGTTTTAAGTGGACAACAGAACTGCCAAGGCCCTCACTTAGAAAAATGGCAGAGTACACCGGAGTTTCCGAGCGCACTCTGCACAATTACAAAAACTCTCTCATTGAAAAAGGCTATCTTCGTGTCATCAGCCGTACTAATGAACGTGGCGGACAAATAGCAAACTACTACGACTTCACAGGCCTTTTCGAAAAAATTATATCACTTCTTAAAATAAAAGAGGATAGGAATATTAATAACATTATTGGAGAGTGA